From a region of the Panicum virgatum strain AP13 chromosome 2K, P.virgatum_v5, whole genome shotgun sequence genome:
- the LOC120669603 gene encoding uncharacterized protein LOC120669603 isoform X1, producing MIAKQKPRDPNGWVLAVNTKSKKLEQVRSFSAERLYFHRFYLQCAFSKHLSKAPGVLMESTSKGDQLPFVFCVTSILVVQHLFRKFDKSLTCYSEVWPLLHGHFASIMNIHIQQVVEYADRNGQGEAPYNAVAIYKQATKEIDIYWENECAEAVGNKIDAAVGAIDDLLQMVPSEVLDLGRQMIAVAIGSESFDEVLSIADKFESQVLTA from the exons ATGATTGCCAAGCAGAAGCCAAGAGATCCAAACGGTTGGGTGCTTGCTGTCAACACCAAAAGCAAAAAACTGGAACAAGTGAGGTCCTTCTCTGCTGAAAGGTTGTATTTCCATCGCTTTTACCTGCAATGTGCCTTCTCCAAGCACCTCAGCAAGGCTCCAG GGGTATTGATGGAGAGTACCAGCAA GGGAGACCAGCTACCATTCGTTTTCTGCGTTACCTCTATACTGGTGGTTCAACACCTGTTCAGGAAATTTG ATAAGAGCTTGACATGTTATAGTGAGGTCTGGCCACTACTTCATGGTCATTTTGCATCGATTATGAATATTCATATTCAACAA GTTGTCGAATATGCTGACCGCAATGGTCAAGGTGAAGCTCCCTATAATGCTGTGGCCATTTACAAGCA AGCTACAAAAGAGATTGACATCTATTGGGAAAATGAATGTGCTGAAGCAGTTGGAAACAAAATTGATGCTGCGGTTGGAGCTATAGACGA TCTATTGCAAATGGTACCATCAGAAGTGCTGGATTTAGGGAGGCAAATGATTGCAGTTGCAATTGGTTCTGAATCTTTTGATGAAGTCTTGTCCATTGCTGATAAGTTTGAATCCCAAGTACTTACAGCTTGA
- the LOC120669603 gene encoding uncharacterized protein LOC120669603 isoform X2 → MIAKQKPRDPNGWVLAVNTKSKKLEQVRSFSAERLYFHRFYLQCAFSKHLSKAPGVLMESTSKGDQLPFVFCVTSILVVQHLFRKFDKSLTCYSEVWPLLHGHFASIMNIHIQQVVEYADRNGQELQKRLTSIGKMNVLKQLETKLMLRLEL, encoded by the exons ATGATTGCCAAGCAGAAGCCAAGAGATCCAAACGGTTGGGTGCTTGCTGTCAACACCAAAAGCAAAAAACTGGAACAAGTGAGGTCCTTCTCTGCTGAAAGGTTGTATTTCCATCGCTTTTACCTGCAATGTGCCTTCTCCAAGCACCTCAGCAAGGCTCCAG GGGTATTGATGGAGAGTACCAGCAA GGGAGACCAGCTACCATTCGTTTTCTGCGTTACCTCTATACTGGTGGTTCAACACCTGTTCAGGAAATTTG ATAAGAGCTTGACATGTTATAGTGAGGTCTGGCCACTACTTCATGGTCATTTTGCATCGATTATGAATATTCATATTCAACAA GTTGTCGAATATGCTGACCGCAATGGTCAAG AGCTACAAAAGAGATTGACATCTATTGGGAAAATGAATGTGCTGAAGCAGTTGGAAACAAAATTGATGCTGCGGTTGGAGCTATAG